From Geomonas agri, one genomic window encodes:
- a CDS encoding universal stress protein, with protein MPNFDKILFATDFSENSDHAFQYALTLAKQFNGRLTIIHVINEPVDLRGFYVPHVSFENLEKEIEEGAQKMMATFVANNVTGFNNYETAIVTGVPWEEILKRAEVDSSSCIVLGTQGRSGIDHLLFGSTAERVVRKAHCPVVTVRLP; from the coding sequence ATGCCAAACTTCGACAAGATTCTCTTTGCCACCGATTTTTCCGAGAATTCCGACCACGCCTTCCAGTACGCGCTCACCTTGGCCAAGCAGTTCAATGGCCGGCTGACCATCATTCACGTCATCAACGAACCGGTCGACCTGCGCGGTTTTTACGTCCCGCACGTCTCCTTCGAGAACCTCGAGAAGGAAATCGAGGAAGGCGCCCAGAAGATGATGGCTACCTTCGTAGCTAACAACGTCACCGGCTTCAATAACTACGAGACTGCCATCGTAACCGGCGTGCCGTGGGAGGAGATCCTGAAGCGGGCCGAGGTCGACAGTTCCTCCTGCATCGTGCTGGGGACCCAGGGGCGCAGCGGCATCGACCACCTGCTGTTCGGCTCTACCGCCGAGCGCGTGGTGCGAAAGGCACACTGCCCGGTAGTAACCGTCAGGCTTCCCTGA
- a CDS encoding helix-turn-helix domain-containing protein — protein sequence MAEPEVDSGAEVPVGEYLRGVREAKGLELEEASRVTKIGKNYLAAIEQGEFHKLPNAAYIKGFLRLYAGFLSLSGDEVVARYEKGLAPPPGAQPEASAPSATHATRSQGMAPQTGIDTLERARFRNPGRWVVPALLLVAVAVAALFFSEGDQPRVQAPPSTPAPAAPPAPAPVTQPVQKPVSSARSAAAPQPAGTETPAAAPAGKQSGIVLKLRFNRDSWLSITIDDSITQRYDLKAGDLIEWKGQRSFALDLGDGGAVEAEFNGRPLKALGEAGKPAHVELKSDQPAP from the coding sequence GTGGCTGAGCCAGAGGTTGACAGCGGCGCGGAAGTGCCGGTTGGGGAATACCTGCGCGGTGTTCGTGAGGCGAAGGGGCTTGAACTCGAGGAAGCCTCCCGCGTCACCAAGATCGGCAAGAACTACCTTGCCGCCATCGAGCAGGGGGAGTTTCACAAGCTCCCCAACGCCGCCTACATAAAGGGGTTCTTGAGGCTCTACGCCGGCTTTCTCTCCCTTTCCGGGGACGAGGTGGTGGCGCGTTACGAAAAAGGCCTTGCCCCGCCCCCCGGCGCCCAGCCCGAAGCGAGTGCGCCGAGCGCTACGCACGCCACGCGATCGCAAGGGATGGCGCCGCAGACCGGCATCGACACCCTGGAGCGGGCCAGGTTCCGTAATCCGGGGCGCTGGGTCGTCCCGGCGCTGCTGCTGGTCGCCGTGGCGGTCGCCGCACTGTTCTTCAGCGAGGGCGATCAGCCCAGGGTGCAGGCTCCGCCGAGCACTCCCGCCCCGGCCGCTCCCCCGGCACCGGCGCCGGTCACCCAACCCGTGCAGAAACCGGTGAGCAGCGCGCGCAGTGCGGCTGCCCCCCAACCGGCGGGAACCGAGACCCCTGCAGCGGCACCTGCCGGCAAGCAAAGCGGCATCGTGCTGAAGTTGCGCTTCAACCGCGACAGCTGGCTCAGCATCACCATCGACGACAGCATCACCCAGCGCTACGACCTCAAAGCGGGCGACCTCATCGAGTGGAAGGGGCAGCGCTCTTTTGCCCTGGACCTGGGTGACGGCGGTGCCGTCGAGGCTGAATTCAATGGGCGGCCGCTGAAGGCGCTGGGTGAGGCGGGCAAACCGGCCCACGTGGAGCTTAAGAGCGACCAGCCGGCGCCGTGA
- a CDS encoding response regulator, translated as MPKQPKRILVVDDEENARIGLSRLLAKEGFLVDSVANGFEALNYLREQEVNLIVTDINMPEMNGITFLKELNRSYPSSNVIMITAYGGVESYIEAMNLGAFEYINKPVKIDELKSILKKIFKETSH; from the coding sequence TTGCCAAAGCAGCCGAAGCGAATACTAGTAGTAGACGACGAGGAGAATGCGCGTATAGGCCTCTCCCGGTTGCTGGCCAAGGAAGGATTCCTGGTAGACAGTGTGGCAAACGGTTTCGAGGCGCTCAATTATCTGCGCGAGCAGGAGGTGAACCTGATCGTCACCGACATCAACATGCCGGAGATGAACGGCATCACCTTCTTGAAGGAGTTGAACCGCAGCTATCCGTCGAGCAACGTGATCATGATCACCGCCTACGGGGGAGTCGAATCGTATATCGAGGCGATGAACTTGGGCGCCTTCGAATACATCAACAAGCCGGTGAAGATCGACGAACTGAAGTCGATCCTGAAAAAGATCTTCAAGGAAACGAGCCACTGA